GCACGGCGAGGTCCTCAATGGTGGGGGTCTCGACGACGACGCGGTCGGCCAGCGCCTCAGCGGCGTCGGCCGGCATCATGGCCTCCCAGCCCAGCGACGTGCTGCGCAGCCCGAGGCCGGCCTGGCGCACGGCGTCGGTCAGGTGCTCGGGGGTGCCGCGCACAAGCCGGAAGGAGCCGAGGATCTCCTCAGCGGTGCCGTTGGCCACGACCCTGCCCCGGCTGAGGATGACCAGGTAGTCGGCCAGCCGATCGAGGTCGGAGGTGATGTGGGTGGAGAACAGGATGGTGCGGCCCTCCTCCACCATGAACTGGGCGAGCATGTCCACCATCTCGCTGCGGGCCAAGGGGTCCAGACCGCCGGTGGGCTCATCGAGGATGAGCAGCTCGGGATCGTGAGCCAGGGCCACCGCCATCTGCAGGCGCATGCCCATGCCTCGGCTGAGCTCCTTGACCTTCTTGGTGGGGGCCAAGCCCGCGGCCTGGAGCTCGGCGTCGTAGCGCTCCTGGGACCAGGTGGGGAAGAAGCGCCCGATGCCGCGACCCAGGTCCTTCAGGCGCCATTCGGGGTTGTAGGGCGGGGCGTCGAAGACGACACCGATGCGCTCGTGTCCCACCGTGGTGGCCGAGCCGGAATCGGGGTGGATCATACCCAGGGCGGCCTTGATAGTGGTGGTCTTCCCCGAGCCGTTGGCCCCGACGAAGCCCGTCACGTAACCGGCGGGTACGGAGAAGGTGACGTCGTTGAGACTGAAGTCCGGGTAGTGCTTGGTCAGGTGGGAGATCTCGACGGGGTTCACTGCTTCTCCTTGGAAGTGGCGGGGGTGGCGGAGGTGGCGATGATGGTCTGCAGCATGGCGTGGAGCTCCTCGTCGCTGAGCTGGGCCAGGCGCGCGCGCTCCACGGCGCGGTCGAGGTGCTCCTCGACCTCCCGCAGCACCTGCTCGCGCACCAGCTCGGAGTCCCGAGGCAGGACGAAGTAGCCCTTGCCGGGAACATTGGCCAGGAAGCCCTCGGCGACGAGGTCGGAGTAGGCGCGGGTGGTGGTGATGACGCTGACGCGCAGGTCCCGGGCCAGCGCCCGGATCGAGGGCAGCAT
This region of Actinomyces oris genomic DNA includes:
- a CDS encoding ABC transporter ATP-binding protein; amino-acid sequence: MNPVEISHLTKHYPDFSLNDVTFSVPAGYVTGFVGANGSGKTTTIKAALGMIHPDSGSATTVGHERIGVVFDAPPYNPEWRLKDLGRGIGRFFPTWSQERYDAELQAAGLAPTKKVKELSRGMGMRLQMAVALAHDPELLILDEPTGGLDPLARSEMVDMLAQFMVEEGRTILFSTHITSDLDRLADYLVILSRGRVVANGTAEEILGSFRLVRGTPEHLTDAVRQAGLGLRSTSLGWEAMMPADAAEALADRVVVETPTIEDLAVHIAKEAGRE
- a CDS encoding GntR family transcriptional regulator produces the protein MPLSVVLSNTAGVPIYEQIAQQVRDAILTGQVEADEMLPSIRALARDLRVSVITTTRAYSDLVAEGFLANVPGKGYFVLPRDSELVREQVLREVEEHLDRAVERARLAQLSDEELHAMLQTIIATSATPATSKEKQ